From Cupriavidus taiwanensis, a single genomic window includes:
- a CDS encoding type I secretion system permease/ATPase, which translates to MGSNENLARLDDAGLAALVLIARFHGIATDAAQIRHAAALGGESFSEADLVLAARGMGLKARAVALVADRLGKTPFPALVLDSAGRHFILAGSDGKTALILEPGMSAPAPKPIEEIVARTSGRILLFTSRASLAGELARFDFSWFIPAVVKYRRLLLEVLGVSMALQLFGLVSPLMFQVVMDKVLVNRTYSTLNVVCLALLVSSVFEVLLTGLRNHVFAHTTNRIDVELGARLFRHLVALPLAYFGARRVGDTVARVRELESIRNFLTGQALTALIDLVFSVVFLAVMCLYSVWLTLMVVLSLPLYGAISAFITPLLRKRLNDKFARGADNQSFLVESVSGIETVKAMAVEPQFVKRWETQLAAYVAAGFRVTSLGNVGQQAIQLVGKLVTLGTLFFGAKLVIDGKLTVGALIAFNMMSQRVSAPVLRLAQLWQDFQQVGISMSRLGDILNTRTELAQSRQTPPSIKGSIVFENIRFRYRADGPPILDGVSLGITTGHVVGIVGRSGSGKSTLTKLLQRLYLPEQGAVRIDGIDLALADPSWLRRQIGVVLQENLLFNRSIRDNISLTDPGAPLEAVMQAAKLAGAHDFICDMPEGYDTVVGEHGGNLSGGQRQRLAIARALLTNPRVLVFDEATSALDFETERIIQNNMKAICAGRTVIIIAHRLTAVRHADQIIAMDGGRIVERGRHEELLALGGYYAHLVSLQDSGL; encoded by the coding sequence ATGGGTTCGAACGAAAACCTGGCGCGTCTCGACGATGCCGGCTTGGCTGCGCTCGTGCTCATCGCACGATTTCATGGCATTGCTACGGATGCCGCGCAAATCCGCCATGCCGCCGCGCTCGGTGGCGAGTCCTTCTCTGAGGCCGATCTGGTATTAGCCGCTCGTGGCATGGGCCTGAAAGCCCGAGCAGTGGCGCTGGTGGCAGATCGGCTTGGCAAGACCCCATTCCCGGCCTTGGTGCTGGACAGTGCGGGCCGGCATTTCATTCTCGCCGGTTCCGATGGCAAGACCGCGCTGATACTGGAGCCCGGCATGTCGGCGCCCGCACCCAAGCCGATCGAAGAGATAGTGGCGCGTACGAGCGGGCGCATCCTGCTTTTCACCTCGCGCGCCTCCCTGGCAGGCGAGCTGGCTCGCTTCGATTTCTCATGGTTTATCCCGGCGGTGGTCAAGTACCGCCGCCTGCTGCTGGAAGTGCTCGGCGTTTCGATGGCGCTGCAACTGTTCGGGCTGGTGTCGCCACTGATGTTCCAGGTGGTGATGGACAAGGTGCTGGTGAACCGCACCTATAGCACCCTCAACGTGGTGTGCCTGGCGCTCCTTGTCAGCTCGGTATTTGAGGTGTTGCTCACGGGCCTGCGCAACCATGTATTCGCGCACACGACCAACCGTATCGACGTGGAACTGGGCGCGCGCCTGTTTCGCCATCTTGTAGCCTTGCCACTCGCCTATTTCGGCGCGCGGCGTGTGGGCGACACCGTGGCACGCGTGCGGGAGTTGGAAAGCATTCGAAATTTCCTGACCGGCCAGGCGCTGACCGCGCTCATCGATCTGGTGTTCTCTGTGGTGTTCCTCGCTGTCATGTGCCTGTACAGCGTCTGGCTCACGCTGATGGTGGTTCTGTCCTTGCCGCTCTACGGTGCGATTTCCGCCTTCATTACGCCGTTGCTGCGCAAGCGCCTGAACGACAAGTTCGCCCGTGGCGCGGATAACCAATCGTTCCTCGTGGAATCGGTGTCCGGGATCGAAACGGTCAAGGCCATGGCCGTGGAGCCGCAGTTCGTCAAACGCTGGGAAACCCAGCTCGCGGCATACGTCGCGGCGGGCTTCCGTGTGACCTCACTCGGCAACGTCGGGCAGCAGGCGATTCAATTGGTGGGGAAGCTGGTGACGCTCGGCACGCTGTTTTTTGGAGCCAAGCTCGTCATCGACGGCAAGCTGACCGTGGGCGCGCTGATCGCCTTCAACATGATGTCGCAGCGCGTGAGCGCCCCGGTGCTGCGCCTCGCGCAACTGTGGCAGGATTTTCAGCAAGTCGGTATATCCATGAGCCGCCTCGGCGACATCTTGAATACGCGCACGGAGCTGGCGCAAAGCCGGCAAACGCCGCCGTCCATCAAGGGCAGCATCGTGTTCGAGAACATCCGCTTCCGCTATCGCGCGGACGGCCCGCCGATCCTCGATGGCGTGAGCCTGGGGATCACCACCGGCCACGTCGTGGGTATTGTCGGGCGCTCGGGCTCAGGCAAGAGCACGCTCACCAAACTGCTACAGCGACTCTATCTGCCGGAGCAGGGCGCGGTGCGTATAGATGGCATCGACCTCGCGCTGGCCGATCCCTCCTGGCTGCGCCGCCAGATCGGCGTGGTGTTGCAGGAGAACCTGCTGTTCAATCGCTCGATCCGCGACAACATTTCGCTCACCGATCCCGGCGCCCCGCTGGAGGCAGTCATGCAAGCGGCGAAGCTGGCGGGAGCGCACGATTTTATCTGCGACATGCCGGAAGGGTACGACACGGTGGTCGGTGAACACGGCGGCAACCTTTCGGGCGGCCAGCGGCAGCGCCTGGCGATTGCACGGGCGCTGCTGACCAATCCGCGCGTGCTGGTGTTCGACGAAGCCACCAGTGCGCTCGATTTCGAGACCGAGCGAATTATCCAAAACAATATGAAGGCCATCTGCGCCGGACGCACGGTGATCATCATCGCCCACCGGCTCACCGCCGTGCGCCACGCCGACCAGATCATTGCCATGGACGGCGGCCGTATCGTGGAACGGGGCAGGCATGAGGAGTTGCTGGCACTGGGTGGCTACTATGCCCATCTCGTCTCGTTACAGGACAGCGGACTATGA
- a CDS encoding hemolysin, which produces MFFKEGGGITFASNWKTWPDGEVIGSLAHEIGHFANVKADTDFKSAYAVPSSSPDAYAMSAMVGLHQEGEAVYNNWVVQREILSNNGPQIYLAGEYKANPDGSVSSTGLQSLLDTQHATDIRSSSLIGSDRQILIDSAMGVYATLPNSVNWQAYFNYYGAASGAQAPAPGTLQSVTFTNNNATNQIGSMSENYSSGNTIQVKFTGTAPSTSTVTNPSGNLLTENVYTSATVNANNATVNLLNGATATVNGTGNTINAGNNVTVTANGTNNTINTGANDLVCTSNNVFNVGANVATWQTLKVWGDTTGTGQFQSGQLYTLDQLGIAGINLDATHISQDSNGNTILDDGTYTRADGTTGDIAGVNLMFNPGNGQTPSAADTFAQKQVNQLIQAMAAYAPDAAGSIVAQALPQDQTTLQLAAH; this is translated from the coding sequence ATGTTCTTCAAGGAAGGGGGAGGAATTACGTTTGCTAGCAATTGGAAAACTTGGCCGGATGGCGAGGTCATCGGTAGCTTGGCCCATGAGATCGGTCATTTCGCGAATGTGAAAGCCGACACTGACTTCAAATCGGCGTATGCAGTTCCGTCCAGTAGTCCAGACGCCTATGCGATGAGCGCCATGGTCGGCCTGCATCAAGAGGGCGAAGCAGTCTATAACAACTGGGTGGTTCAGCGGGAGATTCTGAGCAATAATGGTCCGCAGATTTATTTGGCGGGCGAGTATAAGGCGAATCCTGATGGTAGCGTTAGTAGTACCGGGCTTCAGTCGTTACTTGATACGCAACATGCCACGGATATTCGCTCCAGTAGCCTTATCGGTTCTGATCGGCAGATTCTGATTGATAGTGCAATGGGCGTCTATGCGACCTTGCCGAACAGTGTTAACTGGCAGGCCTACTTCAATTATTACGGCGCAGCCAGTGGCGCACAGGCTCCCGCGCCTGGAACCCTTCAATCGGTCACCTTTACGAACAACAACGCGACCAATCAGATTGGTTCGATGTCGGAGAACTACTCATCCGGTAATACGATCCAGGTAAAGTTCACTGGAACAGCGCCGAGCACGTCGACCGTTACGAATCCATCTGGCAATCTGCTTACCGAAAATGTCTATACTAGTGCGACGGTCAATGCGAATAATGCAACCGTTAATCTTCTGAATGGCGCCACCGCTACAGTGAACGGCACTGGCAACACCATTAACGCCGGCAATAATGTCACGGTCACGGCGAACGGTACAAACAACACCATCAACACCGGTGCCAATGACCTAGTCTGCACCAGCAACAACGTCTTCAATGTGGGCGCCAACGTGGCAACGTGGCAGACCCTCAAGGTGTGGGGTGATACGACAGGCACCGGCCAGTTCCAGAGCGGGCAACTGTACACCCTCGACCAATTGGGTATTGCAGGGATCAACCTGGATGCCACGCACATCAGCCAGGACAGCAACGGCAACACCATCCTGGATGACGGCACGTACACGCGCGCCGATGGCACCACGGGCGACATTGCCGGGGTCAATCTGATGTTCAATCCGGGCAACGGCCAGACGCCTAGCGCGGCGGATACCTTCGCCCAAAAACAAGTGAATCAGTTGATTCAGGCAATGGCCGCGTATGCGCCGGACGCAGCCGGTAGCATCGTTGCGCAGGCGCTGCCCCAGGATCAAACCACACTGCAACTGGCGGCTCATTGA
- a CDS encoding IS5 family transposase, giving the protein MKQTDLGLNLSTKRTRKREFLDEMNRVVPWADLVMLIAPYAPEGKRGRPPFAVEAMLRIHFLQQWFGLSDPAMEEALHDVPLYREFAGLDNWTVRLPDESTILRFRHLLEKHKLAAQILALVNDILRDKGLMLRAGTVVDATLISAPSSTKNGSGERDPEMHQSKKGNQWYFGMKAHIGVDAESGLVHTVRGTAGKVNDVVEGNSLLHGEETDAFGDAGYQGVEKRPDARAGVNWHVAMKPGKRRVLDQSKPLGALVDQVERIKAGIRAKVEHPFRVIKRQFGYTKVRYRGLRKNTAQLMTLFALSNLWMARGKLLAAGA; this is encoded by the coding sequence ATGAAACAAACTGACCTTGGACTGAACTTGTCGACCAAGCGCACCCGCAAGCGCGAATTCCTGGACGAGATGAACCGTGTGGTGCCATGGGCCGATCTGGTGATGCTGATCGCTCCGTACGCCCCGGAAGGCAAGCGCGGCCGTCCCCCGTTCGCGGTCGAGGCAATGCTGCGCATCCACTTCCTTCAGCAATGGTTCGGCCTGTCGGACCCGGCGATGGAAGAAGCGCTGCACGACGTGCCGCTGTATCGGGAGTTCGCCGGGCTGGACAACTGGACGGTGAGGCTGCCCGACGAGAGCACCATCCTGCGGTTCCGTCACCTGCTGGAGAAGCACAAGCTGGCCGCTCAGATCCTCGCGCTGGTCAACGACATCCTTCGCGACAAGGGATTGATGCTGCGCGCGGGCACGGTGGTGGACGCGACACTGATCAGCGCACCGAGTTCGACCAAGAATGGGTCGGGCGAACGCGACCCAGAGATGCACCAGAGCAAGAAAGGAAACCAGTGGTATTTCGGCATGAAAGCGCACATTGGCGTGGACGCCGAAAGCGGGCTGGTGCACACGGTGCGGGGCACGGCGGGCAAGGTCAACGACGTGGTTGAGGGCAACAGCCTGCTGCATGGAGAGGAAACCGACGCGTTCGGCGATGCGGGCTATCAGGGCGTGGAGAAGCGTCCGGACGCGCGGGCGGGCGTGAACTGGCACGTAGCGATGAAGCCAGGCAAACGTCGCGTCCTGGACCAAAGCAAACCACTTGGCGCGCTCGTCGATCAGGTCGAGCGAATCAAGGCGGGCATCCGGGCCAAGGTCGAGCATCCGTTCCGGGTCATCAAGCGGCAGTTCGGCTACACCAAGGTCCGCTATCGAGGGCTGAGGAAGAACACCGCGCAACTCATGACCTTGTTCGCACTGTCCAACTTGTGGATGGCGCGCGGCAAACTGCTGGCTGCCGGGGCATGA